The following proteins come from a genomic window of Methanosarcina sp. MTP4:
- a CDS encoding RloB family protein: protein MVRKKGKKPIKTAWIFCEGEKTESYYFSKLRAEERLERLRIKVHSSENKDPVGLVNYSVEFKKHRKDYLPGDLIFCVFDRDLNSNAALAKAKKIAEENGLSLIFSNPCFEYWLLSHFEYYPQAIEKDLLERKLDRNLGEYRKNDPELYTKTRDRIDDAVSNSRQVREKHLEYGVEILSRKSNPSTFVFDLIEKVNGFR from the coding sequence ATGGTTAGAAAGAAAGGGAAAAAGCCTATAAAAACTGCCTGGATCTTTTGCGAAGGCGAAAAAACGGAGTCCTACTACTTTAGCAAGTTGAGGGCAGAGGAAAGGCTTGAAAGGTTGAGGATCAAGGTCCATTCTTCTGAAAATAAGGATCCTGTTGGCCTTGTGAATTACTCCGTCGAATTCAAAAAGCACAGAAAGGACTACCTGCCCGGGGATTTGATCTTCTGCGTTTTCGACAGGGACCTAAATTCAAACGCGGCACTTGCAAAAGCAAAGAAAATTGCAGAGGAAAACGGTCTTTCCCTGATCTTCTCGAACCCCTGTTTTGAATACTGGCTACTTTCGCATTTCGAATATTATCCACAGGCGATAGAAAAGGACCTGCTTGAAAGAAAACTGGACCGAAACCTGGGCGAATACCGAAAAAATGACCCGGAACTCTACACAAAAACAAGGGACAGGATTGATGATGCAGTAAGCAATTCCAGGCAGGTCCGTGAAAAGCACCTGGAATACGGTGTGGAAATCCTGAGCAGGAAGAGCAATCCTTCAACCTTTGTCTTTGATTTGATAGAAAAAGTCAATGGTTTCAGGTAG